Proteins encoded within one genomic window of Cellulomonas flavigena DSM 20109:
- a CDS encoding saccharopine dehydrogenase family protein has translation MGASGFVGALVAEHLARHAPRDLRVALAGRSRERLRHVRDGLPDAGRRWPLLTADTGDDASLRALARSARVLVSTVGPYLRHGLPVVEACARAGTHYADLTGEVPFVRQAADAFDEVARATGARIVHACGYDAIPSDLAVLLLHRRVAADGAGELGHVRLVASARGGVSGGTVASARGIADLAARDPQVRRLLADPFALSPDRAAEPRTPQPTDTPLPGRTVDGRWVAVSPMGSFDTRVVRRSNALQGWAYGRDLRYGEVAATGRGTQGALAAAALTVGLPMALAALTLPPARALLDRVLPAPGTGPDERTRRTGWFRMDVHAVTTTGRHYRALAAGPGDPGYAATAVMLGESALALALDTERLPDRAGSLTPAAGLGDVLTERLRTAGHTYEAAPRSA, from the coding sequence CTGGGCGCCAGCGGGTTCGTCGGCGCGCTCGTCGCCGAGCACCTCGCACGGCACGCGCCGCGCGACCTGCGCGTCGCCCTGGCGGGCCGCTCGCGCGAGCGGCTGCGGCACGTGCGCGACGGCCTCCCCGACGCGGGGCGCCGGTGGCCGCTGCTCACGGCGGACACCGGTGACGACGCGTCGCTGCGCGCCCTCGCACGCTCCGCACGCGTGCTGGTCAGCACGGTCGGGCCCTACCTGCGGCACGGGCTGCCCGTGGTCGAAGCCTGCGCGCGGGCCGGCACGCACTACGCGGACCTCACGGGCGAGGTGCCGTTCGTCCGGCAGGCCGCGGACGCCTTCGACGAGGTCGCGCGCGCGACCGGCGCACGCATCGTGCACGCGTGCGGGTACGACGCGATCCCGTCCGACCTCGCGGTGCTCCTGCTGCACCGGCGCGTCGCGGCGGACGGAGCCGGTGAGCTCGGGCACGTCCGCCTGGTCGCGAGCGCCCGCGGCGGCGTCAGCGGCGGCACGGTCGCGTCGGCGCGGGGCATCGCGGACCTGGCCGCGCGCGACCCCCAGGTGCGTCGGCTGCTCGCCGACCCGTTCGCCCTGAGCCCGGACCGCGCCGCCGAGCCCCGCACGCCGCAGCCCACCGACACCCCGCTGCCCGGGCGCACGGTGGACGGCCGCTGGGTCGCGGTGTCCCCGATGGGGTCCTTCGACACGCGCGTCGTGCGTCGGTCGAACGCGCTGCAGGGCTGGGCGTACGGGCGGGACCTGCGGTACGGCGAGGTCGCCGCGACGGGCCGTGGCACGCAGGGCGCGCTGGCCGCGGCCGCCCTGACGGTCGGGCTGCCGATGGCCCTCGCGGCGCTCACGCTGCCGCCCGCCCGGGCCCTGCTCGACCGGGTCCTGCCGGCGCCCGGCACGGGTCCCGACGAGCGGACGCGCCGCACCGGCTGGTTCCGCATGGACGTGCACGCGGTCACGACGACCGGGCGGCACTACCGTGCGCTCGCCGCCGGCCCCGGCGACCCGGGGTACGCCGCGACGGCCGTCATGCTCGGCGAGTCCGCCCTGGCCCTGGCGCTCGACACCGAACGGCTGCCCGACCGGGCCGGGTCGCTGACGCCCGCCGCGGGGCTCGGCGACGTCCTCACCGAGCGGCTGCGGACGGCGGGCCACACCTACGAGGCGGCCCCGCGCTCGGCCTGA
- a CDS encoding ABC transporter ATP-binding protein, whose amino-acid sequence MAPVVHVRDLQVGYGGAAVCAPVAFTLDAGGAIALVGANGSGKSTVLKTVLGLLEPVGGSVEVLGHPVDEREARFRREVSSVLDDDAYFPALTVAEHLYLTARGHGVLGARDEVTDLLDEFGLADHARATPVSLSSGQRRRLLLAAGFARPRSLLVLDEPEQRLDQRMRARLADRLRAEREAGGAVLLATHDPELVAAVCTHAVHVADDESRLLPAAEAADRIARVAL is encoded by the coding sequence ATGGCTCCCGTGGTGCACGTGCGTGATCTGCAGGTCGGCTACGGCGGGGCCGCGGTGTGCGCCCCCGTGGCGTTCACGCTCGACGCGGGCGGCGCGATCGCCCTCGTCGGCGCCAACGGCTCGGGCAAGTCCACGGTCCTCAAGACCGTGCTCGGGCTGCTCGAGCCCGTCGGCGGCAGCGTCGAGGTGCTCGGCCACCCCGTCGACGAGCGCGAGGCGCGGTTCCGCCGCGAGGTCTCGAGCGTCCTCGACGACGACGCGTACTTCCCGGCCCTGACGGTCGCCGAGCACCTGTACCTCACGGCGCGCGGGCACGGCGTGCTCGGTGCGCGGGACGAGGTGACGGACCTCCTCGACGAGTTCGGGCTCGCCGACCACGCGCGCGCCACGCCGGTCTCGCTGTCCTCGGGGCAACGCCGTCGCCTACTGCTGGCCGCGGGGTTCGCGCGGCCGCGATCGCTGCTCGTCCTCGACGAGCCCGAGCAGCGGCTCGACCAGCGCATGCGCGCGCGGCTCGCCGACCGGCTGCGCGCCGAGCGCGAGGCAGGCGGCGCGGTGCTGCTCGCGACGCACGACCCGGAGCTCGTCGCCGCGGTGTGCACGCACGCGGTGCACGTCGCGGACGACGAGTCGCGCCTGCTGCCGGCCGCCGAGGCGGCGGACCGGATCGCGCGGGTCGCCCTGTGA
- the rsmD gene encoding 16S rRNA (guanine(966)-N(2))-methyltransferase RsmD → MTRIVAGSAGGRTLAVPSSGTRPTSERVREALFSRLEHLDAVDGARVLDLYAGSGALGLEAASRGARRVVLVETARGAVDVCRRNARSLGLADRVEVVADRVDRYLARVAPTDGPAAESFDLVLLDPPYDLGDDALATAVAGAARCTAPGGVVVVERSSRAAAPAWPAPLVALADRRYGETRVWFAEHPAVD, encoded by the coding sequence GTGACGCGGATCGTGGCCGGCAGCGCGGGTGGACGCACGCTCGCCGTCCCCTCGTCCGGCACCCGCCCCACGAGCGAGCGCGTGCGCGAGGCCCTGTTCTCGCGCCTCGAGCACCTCGACGCGGTCGACGGCGCCCGGGTGCTCGACCTCTACGCCGGCTCCGGGGCCCTCGGGCTCGAGGCGGCGAGCCGCGGGGCACGGCGCGTCGTGCTCGTCGAGACCGCCCGCGGCGCGGTCGACGTGTGCCGCCGCAACGCGCGCAGCCTGGGGCTGGCCGACCGCGTCGAGGTCGTCGCCGACCGCGTCGACCGGTACCTCGCGCGCGTCGCGCCCACCGACGGTCCGGCGGCCGAGAGCTTCGACCTCGTGCTGCTCGACCCGCCGTACGACCTCGGCGACGACGCGCTCGCGACGGCCGTCGCGGGCGCGGCACGCTGCACGGCACCCGGCGGGGTGGTCGTCGTCGAGCGGTCGTCGCGGGCCGCCGCACCCGCGTGGCCCGCACCTCTCGTCGCGCTCGCGGACCGCCGGTACGGCGAGACGCGGGTGTGGTTCGCCGAGCACCCAGCCGTGGACTGA
- a CDS encoding DAK2 domain-containing protein, which yields MEVAAQHVVLDDHAVRAWATGALTACRAARELIDAVNVFPVPDADTGSNVALTLTGGVEALVAAPGGPGGLLTTFASGAARAARGNSGIILSQWLVGLADGLTDAPGGDATEVLVAGLERADRAARAAVPDPQEGTVLTVAREVAAHARRGVGAAAPAGVLAAATASARADLARLSAGHDVLRAARVVDAGACALLVVLDALVHTLATGTALTEADLDLGWLPRTAPEAVAGCAPALGGAFEVMVLVDAAWPGAGGLVAALQDVGDAVAVVDAGDCRHAHVHCDDPAAAIGLVPAEVRRQVVVRRVDEPAPAARGLVVLTRSPGLAAWYATCGAVTLVGPAPTAQQVRRAAVDTRAERAVVVAAGVPADDGSTQDGSVDVLAVAGDGPAVVTCLALVADPQVAPEAGLAALARLRHGTTADDVVDLAATLVADVPGAQGVTLVHGADVPPATTRAVADAVAAAHPQTEVVLAGPAVHAAWWVGVD from the coding sequence GTGGAGGTCGCGGCGCAGCACGTCGTGCTCGACGACCACGCCGTGCGCGCGTGGGCCACGGGTGCGCTCACGGCCTGCCGTGCGGCGCGCGAGCTGATCGACGCCGTCAACGTGTTCCCCGTCCCCGACGCCGACACGGGCTCGAACGTCGCACTGACGCTCACCGGCGGCGTCGAGGCCCTCGTGGCCGCTCCCGGCGGGCCGGGTGGACTGCTGACGACGTTCGCCTCCGGTGCGGCACGGGCCGCGCGCGGCAACTCCGGGATCATCCTCAGCCAGTGGCTCGTCGGTCTCGCGGACGGCCTCACGGATGCGCCCGGCGGCGACGCGACCGAGGTGCTCGTGGCCGGGCTGGAGCGCGCCGACCGCGCCGCGCGCGCGGCCGTGCCCGACCCCCAGGAGGGCACCGTGCTCACGGTGGCCCGCGAGGTCGCCGCGCACGCACGCAGGGGTGTCGGCGCCGCGGCGCCGGCAGGGGTGCTCGCCGCCGCGACCGCGTCCGCGCGCGCCGACCTCGCGCGCCTCAGCGCCGGCCACGACGTGCTGCGCGCCGCGCGCGTCGTCGACGCCGGGGCGTGTGCGCTGCTCGTCGTGCTCGACGCGCTGGTCCACACCCTGGCGACGGGCACCGCCCTGACGGAGGCCGACCTCGACCTGGGCTGGCTGCCGCGCACGGCCCCCGAGGCCGTCGCCGGCTGCGCGCCGGCTCTCGGCGGCGCCTTCGAGGTCATGGTGCTCGTCGACGCCGCGTGGCCGGGCGCCGGTGGCCTGGTCGCAGCGCTGCAGGACGTGGGTGATGCGGTCGCGGTGGTCGACGCGGGCGACTGCCGCCACGCGCACGTGCACTGCGACGACCCCGCGGCGGCGATCGGCCTCGTCCCGGCCGAGGTGCGGCGGCAGGTCGTCGTGCGGCGCGTCGACGAGCCCGCGCCCGCCGCGCGCGGTCTCGTGGTGCTCACACGCTCCCCGGGGCTCGCCGCCTGGTACGCGACGTGCGGCGCGGTGACGCTGGTCGGCCCGGCGCCCACCGCGCAGCAGGTGCGCCGCGCGGCGGTGGACACCCGCGCCGAGCGGGCCGTGGTGGTGGCGGCGGGCGTCCCCGCGGACGACGGGAGCACGCAGGACGGCTCGGTGGACGTGCTGGCGGTGGCCGGTGACGGGCCGGCGGTCGTGACCTGCCTGGCGCTCGTGGCCGACCCGCAGGTCGCACCCGAGGCGGGGCTCGCGGCACTGGCACGGCTGCGGCACGGCACCACGGCGGACGACGTGGTCGACCTCGCCGCCACGCTCGTCGCGGACGTTCCGGGTGCCCAGGGCGTGACGCTCGTGCACGGTGCGGACGTACCCCCGGCGACGACGCGCGCGGTCGCCGACGCCGTCGCCGCGGCGCACCCGCAGACGGAGGTGGTGCTCGCCGGGCCGGCCGTGCACGCCGCGTGGTGGGTGGGGGTGGACTGA
- a CDS encoding ATP-dependent DNA helicase RecG, whose amino-acid sequence MLAADPLAVPLTRLNARTAKALGKLGLATAGDLVRHYPRRYAEPGTLTDMASLRVGEHVTVVAEVVRTSLRPTAQGRGLLQSTITDGHSRIELTFFASHVKKLEWRQGQLRPGRRGLFTGEVSLYRDTLQLMHPECRLFGADDDAHDEDEALLEAGRPIPVYPAVAGFESWKVAQAVRTVLDPLREEDVPDPVPPDLRARDALPTLLEALRLVHVPQDEADWRRGRTRLRYEEALVLQAELARRRARAAQQEAVARPPRADGLLDAFDARLPFTLTAGQRAVGEEIARELAAPRPMQRLLQGEVGSGKTVVALRAMLQVVDAGGQAALLAPTEVLAAQHARTLRRMLGDLAEGGFLGGAALATRVALLTGSLPTAARREAVLDAASGAAGIVVGTHALLSDQVQFADLGLVVVDEQHRFGVEQRDALRAKAGRTPHTLVMTATPIPRTVAMTVFGDLETSVLSEVPAGRAGITTHTVPADNTRWTDRTWQRVREEVERGGRAYVVCPRIDGDAPAGDAADEDGTDLVLEAEATVGAPDAGARRPLRAVLDVAEELRARPDLTGIGVGVLHGRLGPEEKDRAFAAFASGATPVLVSTTVVEVGVDVPDATVMVVLDADRFGISQLHQLRGRVGRGTRPGLCLLVSAAAPGTDAHTRLETLAATSDGFELAALDLELRHEGDVLGAAQHGTGSSLRLLRVTRDGDVIARARTDARALVAQDAELAAWPALRAAIEASLAGEREEFLDRA is encoded by the coding sequence GTGCTCGCCGCCGACCCCCTCGCCGTGCCGCTGACGCGGCTCAACGCTCGCACGGCCAAGGCGCTGGGCAAGCTCGGGCTCGCGACCGCGGGCGACCTCGTGCGGCACTACCCGCGCCGGTACGCCGAGCCCGGCACGCTCACCGACATGGCCAGCCTGCGCGTCGGCGAGCACGTCACCGTGGTCGCGGAGGTCGTGCGGACGTCCCTGCGTCCCACCGCGCAGGGCCGCGGGCTGCTGCAGTCGACGATCACCGACGGGCACAGCCGCATCGAGCTGACGTTCTTCGCGTCCCACGTCAAGAAGCTCGAGTGGCGCCAGGGTCAGCTGCGCCCCGGTCGGCGCGGGCTCTTCACCGGCGAGGTGTCGCTCTACCGCGACACGCTGCAGCTCATGCACCCCGAGTGCCGACTGTTCGGCGCCGACGACGACGCGCACGACGAGGACGAGGCGCTGCTCGAGGCGGGCCGGCCCATCCCCGTGTACCCGGCGGTCGCGGGCTTCGAGTCGTGGAAGGTCGCGCAGGCCGTGCGCACGGTGCTCGACCCGCTGCGCGAGGAGGACGTGCCCGACCCCGTCCCGCCGGACCTGCGCGCGCGGGACGCGCTGCCCACGCTGCTCGAGGCGTTGCGGCTGGTGCACGTCCCGCAGGACGAGGCGGACTGGCGCCGTGGGCGCACGCGGCTCCGGTACGAGGAGGCGCTCGTGCTGCAGGCCGAGCTCGCACGCCGCCGGGCGCGCGCCGCGCAGCAGGAGGCCGTCGCACGGCCCCCGCGCGCCGACGGCCTGCTCGACGCGTTCGACGCCCGGCTGCCCTTCACCCTCACCGCCGGGCAGCGCGCCGTCGGGGAGGAGATCGCCCGTGAGCTCGCCGCGCCCCGGCCCATGCAGCGGCTGCTGCAGGGCGAGGTCGGCTCGGGCAAGACCGTGGTGGCGCTGCGCGCGATGCTGCAGGTCGTCGACGCGGGCGGGCAGGCGGCGCTCCTGGCGCCCACCGAGGTGCTCGCCGCGCAGCATGCGCGCACGCTGCGTCGCATGCTCGGAGACCTCGCCGAGGGCGGGTTCCTGGGCGGTGCCGCGCTGGCGACCCGCGTGGCGCTGCTGACGGGTTCGCTGCCGACGGCGGCCCGCCGGGAGGCGGTCCTGGACGCCGCGAGCGGCGCCGCGGGCATCGTGGTGGGCACGCACGCGCTGCTGTCCGACCAGGTGCAGTTCGCCGACCTGGGCCTCGTCGTCGTCGACGAGCAACACCGCTTCGGCGTCGAGCAGCGCGACGCGCTGCGCGCCAAGGCCGGACGCACGCCCCACACGCTCGTCATGACCGCCACACCGATCCCGCGCACGGTCGCCATGACGGTCTTCGGCGACCTCGAGACGTCGGTGCTCAGCGAGGTCCCGGCAGGCCGCGCCGGCATCACGACGCACACCGTGCCGGCCGACAACACGCGGTGGACGGACCGCACGTGGCAGCGGGTCCGCGAGGAGGTCGAGCGCGGTGGACGCGCGTACGTCGTGTGCCCGCGCATCGACGGCGACGCGCCCGCGGGCGACGCCGCGGACGAGGACGGCACCGACCTCGTGCTCGAGGCCGAGGCCACCGTCGGTGCCCCGGACGCCGGCGCACGGCGCCCCCTGCGGGCCGTGCTCGACGTGGCCGAGGAGCTGCGCGCCCGCCCCGACCTCACCGGGATCGGTGTGGGGGTGCTCCACGGGCGCCTGGGCCCCGAGGAGAAGGACCGCGCGTTCGCGGCCTTCGCGTCCGGCGCGACGCCCGTGCTCGTGTCGACGACCGTCGTCGAGGTCGGGGTCGACGTGCCGGACGCCACCGTCATGGTCGTCCTCGACGCCGACCGGTTCGGCATCTCCCAGCTCCACCAGCTGCGCGGCCGCGTCGGACGCGGCACCCGACCGGGGCTGTGCCTGCTCGTCAGCGCCGCCGCCCCCGGCACCGACGCCCACACGCGCCTCGAGACCCTCGCCGCCACGAGCGACGGGTTCGAGCTCGCCGCCCTCGACCTGGAGCTGCGGCACGAGGGTGACGTGCTGGGTGCCGCGCAGCACGGCACCGGCAGCTCGCTGCGCCTGCTGCGGGTCACGCGCGACGGGGACGTCATCGCCCGGGCTCGGACCGACGCGCGCGCGCTCGTCGCGCAGGACGCCGAGCTCGCGGCGTGGCCCGCCCTGCGGGCCGCGATCGAGGCGTCCCTCGCGGGGGAGCGTGAGGAGTTCCTCGACCGGGCGTGA
- a CDS encoding thiamine-phosphate kinase, whose product MPVANPVVTDLSEQELLARIFPLLPVGSRTLLPPGDDAAVVTAADGRYVVTCDVLVEDVHFRTSWSTGHDVGRRAAAQNLADVAAMGARPVALVVALVVPGATPVAWVEGLARGLGDACRPLDAGVVGGDLSSGPVLVVSVTAHGDLEGRPPVRRDGARAGDVVAHAGRRGWSAAGLELLLAGAPDVDPGLVAAHRVPDPPLEAGPAAARAGATSMLDVSDGLLRDATRLAHASGVTIDLDEPLDVLADDAARLAAAADVLGADVTTWLLTGGEDHGLLATFPPDVPLPDLFRRVGTVTQASSEPVRVAGGPPCVASTGWDHFRPRG is encoded by the coding sequence GTGCCCGTCGCGAACCCCGTCGTCACCGACCTGTCCGAGCAGGAGCTGCTCGCACGTATCTTCCCCCTCCTGCCCGTCGGCTCCCGGACGCTGCTGCCGCCCGGTGACGACGCGGCGGTGGTGACCGCCGCGGACGGCCGCTACGTCGTCACGTGCGACGTGCTGGTCGAGGACGTGCACTTCCGCACGTCGTGGTCGACGGGGCACGACGTGGGGCGCCGGGCCGCCGCGCAGAACCTCGCGGACGTCGCCGCCATGGGCGCGCGCCCGGTGGCGCTCGTCGTCGCGCTCGTCGTGCCGGGTGCGACGCCGGTGGCGTGGGTGGAGGGGCTCGCGCGCGGGCTGGGGGACGCCTGCCGTCCGCTGGACGCGGGCGTCGTGGGTGGGGACCTGTCGTCGGGTCCCGTGCTCGTGGTGTCCGTGACGGCCCACGGTGACCTCGAGGGGAGGCCGCCGGTGCGGCGGGACGGCGCCCGCGCCGGTGACGTCGTCGCGCACGCGGGGCGTCGGGGCTGGTCGGCCGCAGGGCTCGAGCTGCTGCTCGCCGGCGCACCCGACGTCGACCCCGGTCTGGTCGCCGCCCACCGGGTGCCGGACCCGCCGCTCGAGGCCGGTCCCGCAGCGGCGCGTGCGGGGGCGACGTCGATGCTGGACGTGTCCGACGGCCTGCTGCGCGACGCGACGCGCCTCGCGCACGCGAGCGGGGTGACGATCGACCTCGACGAGCCGCTGGACGTGCTCGCCGACGACGCGGCGCGTCTGGCGGCGGCTGCCGACGTGCTGGGCGCGGACGTCACGACGTGGCTGCTCACGGGCGGGGAGGACCACGGCCTGCTGGCCACGTTCCCGCCGGACGTGCCGCTGCCCGACCTGTTCCGCCGCGTCGGCACGGTGACGCAGGCCTCGTCCGAGCCGGTGCGCGTCGCAGGAGGCCCGCCGTGCGTCGCGTCGACCGGGTGGGACCACTTCCGGCCGCGCGGCTGA
- a CDS encoding DUF6297 family protein, producing MSREVAGSPPGAPAGDDPRVGDFDLGEVPTAREIRRFTARAARARAGAGVGALLTDVYTAVTSVAISVLIVLGVVQQLGASLPPAPPTHAPGGLSLPVLVVLLLLAGAGALLSTAGRLGPVGAEGPQASWWLPLPVDRRGLLRPAAARVPAVAALAGAVVVVVLDAGLLARGGAELVRAGLLGALLSAGVVLGAAVAQARVPRRRLALAGDAVLLAAPVLAALVVLSGRTPATLPSPSWLVVLLTALVAAALAVVVDRRLEHLPGRTLREGGSVATQAVGAVVSLDSRELGRALTGGAAPSVRRRVARLRTARGPATALVTADLVVLRRSLRHVVQVVVAVGLPVLATLVPQLASPAGVLVAVLVGGWMASSASAEGARWAEMAPVLDRLLPLDDRTVRRLRMVAPGLVALVWSLLTFTAVGRWQGATSDWLVLAVAAAPVWAAAAVRAAYRPAPRWDKPLVATPAGALPMGVLQVVARGPDLVAFCLLPLWVALGLGTVTTFMVTAQVALSTIAFAVASSTAEKGWMERLLEDQDAQRRGGAA from the coding sequence GTGAGCCGGGAGGTCGCCGGCTCGCCACCGGGCGCACCGGCGGGCGACGACCCTCGCGTCGGCGACTTCGACCTCGGTGAGGTCCCCACGGCACGCGAGATCCGCCGGTTCACGGCCCGCGCGGCCCGCGCGCGAGCGGGTGCCGGCGTCGGGGCGCTGCTCACCGACGTGTACACGGCCGTCACGAGCGTCGCGATCTCCGTGCTCATCGTGCTCGGCGTCGTCCAGCAGCTCGGCGCCTCCCTGCCGCCCGCGCCGCCCACGCACGCACCCGGTGGGCTCAGTCTGCCGGTGCTCGTCGTGCTGCTGCTCCTCGCCGGCGCCGGCGCGCTGCTCTCCACCGCCGGCAGGCTCGGTCCCGTCGGTGCCGAGGGACCGCAGGCCTCCTGGTGGCTGCCGCTGCCCGTCGACCGTCGCGGGCTGCTGCGCCCCGCCGCCGCGCGCGTGCCCGCCGTCGCAGCGCTCGCGGGTGCCGTCGTCGTGGTCGTGCTGGACGCCGGTCTGCTCGCCCGCGGAGGTGCGGAGCTGGTCCGCGCCGGGCTGCTCGGCGCGCTCCTGTCGGCCGGAGTCGTGCTCGGTGCCGCCGTCGCGCAGGCCCGCGTGCCGCGGCGGCGTCTTGCCCTGGCCGGCGACGCGGTGCTGCTCGCCGCGCCCGTGCTGGCCGCGCTCGTCGTGCTCAGCGGACGGACGCCCGCGACGCTGCCGTCGCCGTCGTGGCTCGTGGTCCTGCTCACCGCCCTCGTCGCGGCGGCGCTCGCGGTCGTCGTCGACCGGCGGCTCGAGCACCTCCCGGGGCGGACGCTGCGCGAGGGTGGCTCGGTGGCGACACAGGCGGTCGGCGCCGTGGTCTCGCTGGACTCGCGCGAGCTCGGGCGGGCGTTGACCGGCGGGGCGGCGCCCAGCGTGCGCCGGCGGGTGGCGCGGCTGCGTACGGCCCGGGGACCTGCGACGGCGCTGGTCACGGCGGACCTCGTGGTGCTCCGGCGGTCGCTGCGGCACGTCGTGCAGGTCGTCGTCGCCGTCGGGCTTCCCGTGCTGGCCACGCTCGTGCCGCAGCTCGCCAGCCCCGCCGGTGTCCTGGTCGCGGTGCTCGTGGGCGGCTGGATGGCGTCCAGCGCGAGCGCCGAGGGTGCGCGGTGGGCGGAGATGGCGCCCGTGCTCGACCGGCTCCTGCCGCTGGACGACCGCACCGTGCGGCGGCTGCGGATGGTCGCGCCCGGCCTCGTCGCGCTCGTCTGGTCGCTCCTCACCTTCACGGCCGTCGGACGCTGGCAGGGTGCGACGTCGGACTGGCTCGTGCTCGCGGTTGCGGCAGCCCCGGTGTGGGCGGCCGCGGCGGTCCGTGCGGCCTACCGGCCTGCCCCGCGGTGGGACAAGCCGCTCGTCGCGACACCCGCCGGGGCCCTGCCCATGGGGGTCCTGCAGGTCGTGGCGCGAGGCCCGGACCTCGTGGCGTTCTGTCTGCTGCCGCTGTGGGTCGCGCTCGGGCTCGGCACTGTCACGACCTTCATGGTGACCGCGCAGGTGGCGCTGTCCACCATCGCGTTCGCGGTGGCCTCCTCGACGGCCGAGAAAGGCTGGATGGAACGGCTCCTGGAGGACCAGGACGCCCAGCGCAGGGGAGGGGCCGCGTGA
- a CDS encoding GNAT family N-acetyltransferase: protein MVEHIDEVVVRPATTRDAEEIARVHVSSWQEAYASIIPDAYLRALDPAQRAERWAHDLARGPQDHVTTYVAESEGRVLGFATYGPSRDEDARRGEREIYSMYLDPGTWGHGVARDLIRTVLGDVGEQTPMSLWVLADNARARHFYRRHGFSPDGVERLESLGGADLLEVRYRRS, encoded by the coding sequence ATGGTCGAGCACATCGACGAGGTCGTCGTCCGCCCCGCCACCACGCGCGACGCCGAGGAGATCGCGCGCGTGCACGTGAGCTCCTGGCAGGAGGCGTACGCGAGCATCATCCCCGACGCGTACCTGCGGGCCCTCGACCCCGCGCAGCGTGCGGAGCGCTGGGCGCACGACCTGGCCCGTGGCCCGCAGGACCACGTCACCACCTACGTCGCGGAGTCCGAGGGCCGCGTCCTCGGGTTCGCGACGTACGGACCGAGCCGTGACGAGGACGCCCGCCGGGGCGAGCGGGAGATCTACTCGATGTACCTGGACCCCGGCACGTGGGGCCACGGGGTCGCGCGCGACCTCATCCGCACGGTGCTGGGCGACGTCGGGGAGCAGACCCCCATGTCGCTGTGGGTACTGGCCGACAACGCGCGCGCACGGCACTTCTACCGCCGGCACGGGTTCTCGCCCGACGGCGTCGAGCGCCTCGAGTCGCTCGGTGGCGCCGACCTGCTCGAGGTCCGGTACCGCCGGTCCTGA
- the rpmB gene encoding 50S ribosomal protein L28 codes for MAANCDVCAKRPSFGHSISHSHVRTKRRWNPNIQRVRVVVAGTPKRLNVCTSCLKAGKVQRAA; via the coding sequence GTGGCTGCCAACTGCGACGTCTGCGCCAAGCGCCCGAGCTTCGGGCACAGCATCTCGCACTCCCACGTGCGCACGAAGCGGCGCTGGAACCCGAACATCCAGCGCGTGCGCGTCGTCGTCGCGGGGACGCCCAAGCGTCTCAACGTCTGCACGTCGTGCCTCAAGGCCGGCAAGGTGCAGCGCGCGGCCTGA
- the coaD gene encoding pantetheine-phosphate adenylyltransferase: MSTAVCPGSFDPITLGHVDVVRRARSMFDEVVVAVAHNASKRALLAPDERVRLAAEALADLDGVRVVATDGLLVDLVREVGARAVVKGLRSGADLDAELAMALMNRHLSGVETVFVLGDPARSHIASSLVKDVARHGGPIEDMVTPEVAAAVRRALAPRPDDGGEDAR; this comes from the coding sequence GTGAGCACCGCCGTCTGCCCCGGGTCGTTCGACCCGATCACCCTCGGGCACGTCGACGTCGTCCGGCGCGCCCGGTCGATGTTCGACGAGGTCGTCGTCGCCGTCGCGCACAACGCGTCGAAGCGGGCGCTGCTGGCGCCCGACGAGCGCGTGCGCCTCGCGGCCGAGGCGCTGGCCGACCTGGACGGTGTCCGCGTCGTGGCCACCGACGGGCTGCTGGTGGACCTGGTGCGCGAGGTCGGCGCGCGGGCGGTCGTCAAGGGTCTGCGCAGCGGTGCGGATCTCGACGCCGAGCTCGCGATGGCCCTGATGAACCGGCACCTGTCCGGCGTGGAGACGGTCTTCGTCCTGGGTGACCCGGCGCGTTCGCACATCGCGTCGTCGCTGGTGAAGGACGTGGCACGGCACGGCGGGCCGATCGAGGACATGGTGACGCCCGAGGTGGCGGCGGCGGTGCGGCGCGCGCTCGCCCCGCGCCCGGACGACGGGGGAGAGGACGCACGATGA
- a CDS encoding GNAT family N-acetyltransferase, with amino-acid sequence MPTPRAATPHDLPALRTVCALAYRGNPLMRWVLPDETTRADACALWLGPSLERYLAGGRVDVVTVDDDLVALAAWRPAAAPSTSAAHLPTPAGALAALVGPARAAEVLGHLGGTADLAPTPGGPYLNYLAVHPAHQGRGLGGTLLRHGLAALAREDGTPWLATADERNVPFYERHGFTVAGSRRLGDGPLLRVMHAAARHASGTSPG; translated from the coding sequence GTGCCCACCCCGCGCGCCGCCACGCCGCACGACCTGCCCGCGCTGCGCACCGTGTGCGCGCTGGCCTACCGCGGCAACCCGCTGATGCGCTGGGTGCTGCCGGACGAGACGACCCGCGCCGACGCGTGCGCGCTGTGGCTCGGGCCGTCGCTCGAGCGCTACCTCGCCGGCGGCCGGGTCGACGTGGTGACGGTCGACGACGACCTCGTCGCGCTCGCGGCGTGGCGTCCTGCGGCGGCTCCGTCGACCTCCGCCGCACACCTGCCCACGCCCGCAGGTGCCCTGGCGGCGCTCGTCGGACCGGCCCGTGCGGCCGAGGTCCTCGGTCACCTGGGCGGCACCGCGGACCTCGCACCCACCCCTGGCGGGCCGTACCTCAACTACCTCGCCGTGCACCCCGCGCACCAGGGCCGCGGGCTGGGCGGCACGCTGCTGCGCCACGGCCTGGCGGCGCTCGCGCGCGAGGACGGCACGCCCTGGCTCGCGACGGCCGACGAGCGCAACGTCCCGTTCTACGAGCGCCACGGCTTCACCGTCGCGGGGTCGCGCCGGTTGGGCGACGGGCCGCTGCTCCGGGTGATGCACGCCGCCGCCCGGCACGCGTCCGGCACCTCACCCGGTTAA